A window of the Hordeum vulgare subsp. vulgare chromosome 5H, MorexV3_pseudomolecules_assembly, whole genome shotgun sequence genome harbors these coding sequences:
- the LOC123397033 gene encoding keratin-associated protein 5-2-like isoform X2, which translates to MLSVCLRVLCFPVYSPSFCERTNTWCSAFKEQISEGAQDELHLLEGAQPVSRSACLKEVNEFVGTKQDPLIPINKRKHRSCRLYWWIRSKLCVCASWLCCSCQCLPTCKRPSCLDCSCCEPNCSCCSPNCCSCFKIPSCCKPSCGCFGCCSCSKPQCCSGGCNPCGECKPECGSCSAGGCCGDCKPSCSCCGEQCQCCSCPRCTGGCFKLPKCSCAQCFNCQSSCCKGQPSCFRCQSSCCDKGGCCSSGSCLSCPKPSCPECSCGCVWSCKNCTDGCRCARCCASGCLC; encoded by the exons ATGCTTTCTGTGTGCTTGCGGGTTCTGTGTTTCCCCGTGTACTCTCCTTCTTTTTGTGAACGAACCAACACATGGTGCTCTGCTTTCAAGGAGCAGATTTCCGAAGGTGCTCAG GACGAGCTACATTTACTTGAAGGGGCTCAACCAGTCTCACGTTCTGCTTGCTTGAAAGA GGTAAATGAGTTTGTTGGTACAAAACAAGATCCACTGATACCAAT TAACAAAAGGAAGCATCGGTCCTGCCGTCTTTATTGGTGGATCAG ATCAAAACTGTGCGTATGTGCTTCATGGCTGTGCTGCTCCTGCCAATGCCTACCAACCTGCAAAAGACCAAGCTGCTTGGACTGTTCATGCTGCGAGCCAAACTGCTCGTGCTGCAGCCCGAACTGCTGCAGCTGCTTCAAGATCCCTTCGTGCTGCAAACCGAGCTGCGGCTGCTTCGGGTGCTGCAGCTGCAGCAAACCACAGTGCTGCAGCGGCGGCTGTAACCCTTGCGGCGAGTGCAAGCCGGAGTGTGGCTCTTGTTCCGCCGGTGGCTGCTGCGGCGACTGCAAGCCAAGCTGCAGCTGCTGCGGCGAGCAGTGCCAGTGCTGCTCCTGCCCTCGATGCACGGGGGGCTGCTTCAAGCTCCCGAAATGCTCGTGCGCGCAGTGCTTCAACTGCCAGTCGTCGTGCTGCAAGGGGCAGCCGTCGTGCTTCAGGTGCCAGTCGTCGTGCTGCGACAAGGGCGGCTGCTGCAGCAGCGGGTCGTGCCTGAGCTGCCCGAAGCCGTCGTGCCCGGAGTGCTCCTGCGGGTGCGTGTGGTCGTGCAAAAACTGTACAGACGGATGCCGATGCGCCCGGTGCTGTGCTAGCGGGTGCCTGTGTTGA
- the LOC123397033 gene encoding keratin-associated protein 5-2-like isoform X1, which translates to MGEGAVVVLEPPKPRSPPRYPDMCGRRRLQLEVQILDRELTFLKDELHLLEGAQPVSRSACLKEVNEFVGTKQDPLIPINKRKHRSCRLYWWIRSKLCVCASWLCCSCQCLPTCKRPSCLDCSCCEPNCSCCSPNCCSCFKIPSCCKPSCGCFGCCSCSKPQCCSGGCNPCGECKPECGSCSAGGCCGDCKPSCSCCGEQCQCCSCPRCTGGCFKLPKCSCAQCFNCQSSCCKGQPSCFRCQSSCCDKGGCCSSGSCLSCPKPSCPECSCGCVWSCKNCTDGCRCARCCASGCLC; encoded by the exons ATGGGggagggcgcggtggtggtgcTGGAGCCGCCCAAGCCCAGGTCGCCGCCGAGGTACCCGGACATGTGCGGCCGCCGGCGCCTGCAGCTGGAGGTGCAGATCCTTGACCGCGAGCTCACGTTCCTCAAG GACGAGCTACATTTACTTGAAGGGGCTCAACCAGTCTCACGTTCTGCTTGCTTGAAAGA GGTAAATGAGTTTGTTGGTACAAAACAAGATCCACTGATACCAAT TAACAAAAGGAAGCATCGGTCCTGCCGTCTTTATTGGTGGATCAG ATCAAAACTGTGCGTATGTGCTTCATGGCTGTGCTGCTCCTGCCAATGCCTACCAACCTGCAAAAGACCAAGCTGCTTGGACTGTTCATGCTGCGAGCCAAACTGCTCGTGCTGCAGCCCGAACTGCTGCAGCTGCTTCAAGATCCCTTCGTGCTGCAAACCGAGCTGCGGCTGCTTCGGGTGCTGCAGCTGCAGCAAACCACAGTGCTGCAGCGGCGGCTGTAACCCTTGCGGCGAGTGCAAGCCGGAGTGTGGCTCTTGTTCCGCCGGTGGCTGCTGCGGCGACTGCAAGCCAAGCTGCAGCTGCTGCGGCGAGCAGTGCCAGTGCTGCTCCTGCCCTCGATGCACGGGGGGCTGCTTCAAGCTCCCGAAATGCTCGTGCGCGCAGTGCTTCAACTGCCAGTCGTCGTGCTGCAAGGGGCAGCCGTCGTGCTTCAGGTGCCAGTCGTCGTGCTGCGACAAGGGCGGCTGCTGCAGCAGCGGGTCGTGCCTGAGCTGCCCGAAGCCGTCGTGCCCGGAGTGCTCCTGCGGGTGCGTGTGGTCGTGCAAAAACTGTACAGACGGATGCCGATGCGCCCGGTGCTGTGCTAGCGGGTGCCTGTGTTGA